From a single Bacteroidia bacterium genomic region:
- a CDS encoding glycoside hydrolase family 3 C-terminal domain-containing protein, whose product MKKGLKITLIAVGALLLLLVLAGLGGWMYLKSTFLNFEKDYAENVAIKEITVDGYTFMDRNANGELDVYEDDRKSTEERVEDLLSQMTIEEKIHILKGSGLASAIGRAETGGIPGAAGTIVPTPRLGLPVVYLSDGPAGLRIEPRRKGEDRTYYCTAFPIGTLLASTWNSAMVEEVGNAMGNEAREYGLDVILGPGANIHRHPLCGRNFEYYSEDPVLTGLTGAAMVNGIESNGVGTSVKHFVANNQETNRNANDVIVSERALREIYLKGFEIIVKKSRPWTVMSSYNKLNGTYTSESRSLLTDVLRGEWGFEGVVMSDWFGGNDAPAMIRAGNDLLEPGTKMQWDALTKAYEKGELSMEDIDNSARRILSLVLQSRKMQNDKPGNNPDLESHAALARKAASEGMVLLKNEHTLPIQQAKKVALLGVTSYDFIAGGTGSGDVNEAYTVSLEEGLTGAGFEINALAKEIYESHKAANKDLFVKPEGMSAMFNPYDPPEIVYAAGQLEQIASAADAGIITIGRNSGEGGDRIEKDDFLLSKDEQEMISAACKAFHQAGKKVIVVLNIGGVIETASWKDQPDAILLAWQGGQEGGNSVADIISGKVSPGGRLPMTFPVHLGDHASNSNFPQDGEPISLSAMLFSGKEKADEKKIRNKDYTNYEEGIYVGYRHFDKANLEVSYPFGYGLSYTSFEFKNMAVSMENDTIRISLSVQNKGDRAGKEVVQIYVSKSGSAIDRPVCELKAFAKTRNLEAGETEEIAISLPVSELRYWDEEKAGWVLEKGIYRIQSGASSREIRLSVEIEI is encoded by the coding sequence ATGAAAAAGGGACTAAAAATAACTTTGATCGCTGTGGGCGCATTACTGCTGCTGCTGGTACTGGCCGGACTGGGAGGATGGATGTATCTCAAATCCACTTTTCTCAATTTTGAAAAGGATTATGCTGAGAATGTCGCCATCAAAGAAATTACCGTCGATGGTTACACCTTCATGGATCGCAACGCAAATGGTGAGCTGGATGTATATGAGGACGACAGAAAATCAACAGAAGAACGGGTGGAAGACCTGCTCTCTCAAATGACCATTGAAGAGAAAATTCACATTCTCAAAGGCTCCGGACTGGCATCTGCGATCGGCCGTGCTGAAACCGGGGGCATTCCGGGGGCTGCAGGTACGATTGTTCCCACACCCCGTCTGGGATTACCGGTAGTATATCTTTCAGATGGCCCGGCAGGACTGAGAATCGAGCCCAGGCGCAAAGGCGAAGACAGAACCTACTACTGTACGGCATTTCCGATAGGCACTTTGCTGGCGTCCACATGGAATTCAGCTATGGTCGAAGAAGTAGGAAATGCTATGGGAAATGAAGCGCGCGAATATGGGCTGGATGTGATCCTGGGCCCCGGCGCCAATATTCACCGGCATCCGCTCTGTGGCCGTAATTTTGAATATTATTCCGAAGATCCTGTACTGACCGGACTAACCGGTGCGGCGATGGTGAATGGCATAGAGTCCAACGGGGTTGGGACCTCGGTCAAACATTTTGTGGCCAATAACCAGGAAACAAACCGAAACGCTAACGATGTGATCGTATCGGAAAGAGCCCTAAGGGAGATCTACCTCAAAGGGTTTGAAATCATCGTAAAAAAATCCCGGCCCTGGACGGTCATGTCTTCTTACAACAAGCTGAATGGTACTTACACTTCGGAAAGCAGATCCCTGCTCACGGACGTGCTGAGAGGCGAATGGGGGTTTGAGGGTGTGGTCATGTCAGATTGGTTTGGCGGGAATGACGCGCCAGCGATGATCCGCGCAGGAAATGACCTGCTGGAGCCGGGCACAAAAATGCAGTGGGATGCTTTAACGAAAGCCTATGAAAAAGGAGAATTGTCAATGGAAGACATTGATAACTCTGCCAGAAGAATTCTCTCATTAGTGCTGCAATCCAGAAAAATGCAGAACGATAAGCCTGGCAACAACCCGGATCTGGAATCTCACGCTGCACTTGCCAGAAAGGCGGCATCAGAAGGCATGGTTTTGCTCAAAAATGAACACACACTGCCCATTCAGCAGGCAAAAAAAGTGGCGCTGCTGGGGGTTACTTCTTATGATTTTATTGCAGGAGGAACCGGCTCGGGAGATGTAAATGAAGCCTACACGGTTTCCCTCGAAGAAGGATTGACCGGTGCGGGATTTGAAATCAACGCCTTAGCCAAAGAAATTTATGAATCACATAAGGCGGCAAACAAGGACTTGTTTGTTAAGCCTGAGGGAATGAGTGCCATGTTCAATCCGTATGATCCGCCTGAAATAGTTTATGCTGCCGGACAACTGGAACAAATCGCTTCCGCCGCAGATGCAGGAATCATTACCATTGGAAGGAATAGCGGTGAAGGAGGCGACAGGATCGAAAAGGATGACTTTTTGTTGTCAAAAGACGAGCAGGAAATGATCTCTGCCGCCTGCAAGGCATTTCATCAGGCAGGGAAAAAAGTAATTGTCGTCCTGAATATTGGCGGTGTCATCGAAACTGCTTCATGGAAAGACCAGCCTGATGCGATTCTGCTTGCGTGGCAGGGCGGACAGGAAGGCGGCAACTCGGTGGCCGACATTATCAGCGGTAAAGTGAGTCCGGGAGGAAGACTCCCCATGACCTTTCCCGTTCACCTGGGCGATCACGCCTCCAATAGCAACTTCCCGCAGGACGGTGAACCAATAAGTTTGTCTGCAATGCTATTTTCCGGTAAAGAAAAAGCAGATGAGAAAAAGATCAGGAACAAAGATTATACAAATTACGAGGAAGGAATTTATGTAGGCTACCGGCATTTTGATAAAGCGAACCTGGAGGTGTCCTATCCTTTCGGCTATGGACTCTCTTATACCAGTTTTGAATTCAAAAATATGGCAGTCAGTATGGAAAATGATACCATACGTATTTCCCTGTCAGTACAGAACAAAGGCGACAGGGCCGGGAAAGAAGTAGTGCAGATATATGTTTCGAAATCCGGCTCAGCTATTGATCGCCCTGTCTGCGAGCTGAAAGCATTTGCCAAAACCCGTAATCTTGAAGCCGGAGAAACGGAGGAAATTGCCATTAGCCTGCCAGTTTCCGAATTGCGATACTGGGATGAGGAAAAGGCCGGATGGGTATTGGAAAAAGGCATCTATCGGATCCAATCAGGCGCTTCTTCCAGAGAGATCAGGTTGTCAGTGGAGATCGAGATATGA
- the purL gene encoding phosphoribosylformylglycinamidine synthase, with product MILFFGSPSDLIFAVEVAHPLSTSERDKLVWLFGNQPLLDQQTVSSTFIGPRAAMITPWSTNAVEITQNMTIVGISRIERFVPAQKHEAFDPMLFQRYAQLDQQIFTINITPASIQPVKDIAAYNQAEGLALNPEEIVYLEALAQRLGRPLTDSEVFGFSQVNSEHCRHKIFNGTFVIDGQEKPQSLFKLIKATSQAHPNSIVSAYRDNVAFVKGPQIIQFAPAKADLPDWYQRTPIHTVLSLKAETHNFPTTVEPFNGAATGSGGEIRDRLAGGQGSLPLAGTAVYMTAYSRLQDDRPWEQAFPERKWLYQTPVDILIKASNGASDFGNKFGQPLINGSVLTFEQDMGDRKMGYDKVIMMAGGIGYGREEQAQKHTPKPGDKIVVMGGDNYRIGMGGASVSSSDTGEFGTGLELNAVQRSNPEMQKRVANAIRGMVESSTNSIISIHDHGAGGHLNSLSELVEETGGVIYLNRLPVGDPTLSAKEIIGNESQERMGLIISPEDLPTLTAIAARERAPLYVVGEVTGDMRFAFVSEETGEKPMDLALSDMFGSSPKTIMEDRHVTRHYEPVQYNTHELPTYLSQVLKLEAVACKDWLTNKVDRCVGGLVAKQQCAGPLQLPLNNCGVMALDYESGQGIATAIGHAPVSGLIDPIAGSRNSVAEALTNLIWAPLKEGLRSVSLSANWMWPCRNAGEDARLYEAVQSLSEFVIALGINVPTGKDSLSMKQKYPDGEVLAPGTVIVSASGHCDDISRVVEPVLQADGGALYYLPLSGDAFKLGGSSFAQVRNTIGDQTPTIKDTTYFARAFDAVQALIREDLVLAGHDISAGGLITALLEMCFADPAAGLDLDLNTLASDDLVTLLFAENAGLLIQVRDGQAEGRMKDLGLVAHRIGQPATPGHISLTYKGETQNFDVARYRQDWYETSWLLDRRQTTPSLADERYQEYMNQPLHYTFPQSFSGKKPVRPARRPKAAVLREKGSNSERELANALYLAGFDVKDVHMTDLISGRETLEDIRFLGAVGGFSNSDVLGSAKGWAGAFLYNEKAKTALDRFFAREDVLSIGICNGCQLFMELNLINPEHSRQGFMHFNDSHKHESIFTSVEVLPNHAVMMKDLAGARLGIWVSHGEGKFYLPEPEAAYHIVAKFGYEAYPANPNGSAFNTAMLASADGRHLATMPHLERSAFPWNWAHYPKDRKDEVSPWIEAFVNARDWM from the coding sequence ATGATCCTTTTTTTTGGTTCTCCTTCCGATCTCATTTTCGCAGTAGAAGTTGCTCACCCACTGAGCACATCTGAACGGGACAAACTCGTCTGGCTCTTTGGCAACCAACCCCTGCTTGACCAACAGACGGTCTCCAGCACCTTCATCGGCCCCAGGGCTGCGATGATCACTCCATGGAGTACCAATGCTGTAGAAATTACTCAAAACATGACGATCGTCGGAATCAGCCGGATCGAGCGATTTGTGCCCGCACAAAAGCATGAAGCTTTTGACCCTATGTTGTTCCAGCGCTACGCGCAACTCGATCAACAGATTTTCACCATTAATATTACGCCTGCATCCATACAGCCAGTTAAAGATATTGCCGCTTACAATCAGGCAGAAGGGCTTGCGCTAAACCCGGAGGAAATTGTCTATCTCGAAGCTTTGGCCCAACGCCTGGGACGCCCACTGACTGACTCCGAAGTGTTTGGATTCTCTCAAGTCAACAGCGAACATTGCCGCCACAAGATTTTTAACGGCACCTTTGTGATTGATGGCCAGGAAAAACCACAATCACTTTTCAAACTTATCAAAGCGACTTCGCAGGCCCATCCAAACAGCATTGTTTCGGCTTACCGCGACAACGTAGCCTTTGTCAAAGGCCCGCAAATTATCCAGTTTGCCCCGGCAAAAGCCGATCTGCCTGACTGGTATCAGCGCACCCCCATCCACACCGTGCTCTCTCTCAAAGCCGAAACCCACAACTTCCCCACTACCGTAGAACCTTTCAACGGAGCGGCAACCGGCTCGGGTGGCGAAATCCGCGACCGCCTGGCAGGCGGGCAGGGTTCTCTCCCTCTCGCAGGCACAGCAGTATATATGACTGCATACTCCCGTCTGCAGGACGACCGCCCCTGGGAACAGGCTTTTCCTGAGAGGAAATGGCTGTATCAGACTCCGGTTGACATCCTCATCAAAGCTTCCAACGGAGCCTCTGACTTCGGCAACAAATTTGGCCAACCCCTCATCAATGGCTCAGTCCTTACCTTCGAACAGGATATGGGCGATCGCAAAATGGGCTATGACAAGGTCATCATGATGGCTGGTGGCATCGGATATGGAAGGGAAGAACAAGCACAAAAACATACCCCAAAACCCGGTGACAAGATTGTGGTCATGGGGGGAGACAACTACCGCATCGGCATGGGTGGGGCGTCGGTTTCCTCTTCCGATACGGGGGAATTTGGTACCGGGCTTGAACTCAACGCCGTACAACGATCCAACCCCGAAATGCAAAAACGGGTGGCTAATGCCATCCGGGGTATGGTAGAATCCTCCACCAACTCCATCATTTCCATTCACGACCACGGAGCAGGCGGACACCTCAACAGCCTGTCAGAACTCGTCGAAGAAACCGGCGGAGTCATTTACCTCAATCGCCTTCCTGTCGGTGATCCCACCCTTTCAGCCAAAGAAATCATTGGCAATGAATCGCAGGAGCGGATGGGGCTGATCATTTCCCCCGAAGATCTGCCAACCTTAACAGCCATTGCTGCACGGGAGCGCGCACCACTCTACGTCGTCGGAGAAGTGACCGGCGACATGCGTTTTGCTTTTGTTTCAGAGGAAACAGGAGAAAAGCCGATGGATCTCGCACTGTCAGATATGTTTGGCAGTTCGCCCAAAACGATCATGGAAGACCGCCATGTGACACGGCACTATGAGCCAGTGCAATACAACACCCATGAGTTGCCCACTTATCTCTCGCAGGTTCTCAAACTGGAAGCCGTCGCATGCAAAGACTGGCTTACCAATAAAGTAGATCGCTGTGTGGGCGGACTGGTAGCCAAGCAGCAATGTGCCGGGCCACTCCAACTTCCGCTCAATAACTGTGGGGTCATGGCCCTCGATTACGAAAGCGGACAGGGAATCGCTACCGCTATCGGCCATGCGCCTGTCAGCGGCCTGATTGACCCCATAGCAGGTTCACGCAACTCTGTAGCGGAGGCACTTACCAACCTCATCTGGGCGCCCTTAAAAGAAGGGCTTCGCTCCGTGTCTCTTTCTGCCAACTGGATGTGGCCCTGCCGCAATGCAGGCGAAGATGCCCGCCTGTATGAGGCCGTACAGAGTCTTTCAGAATTTGTGATTGCATTGGGTATCAATGTGCCGACGGGCAAAGACTCCCTGTCGATGAAACAAAAATACCCCGATGGCGAAGTGCTCGCTCCGGGTACAGTGATAGTTTCTGCTTCCGGACATTGTGATGATATCTCCCGTGTTGTAGAACCCGTGTTACAAGCAGATGGCGGGGCGCTGTATTACCTGCCGCTGAGCGGAGATGCGTTCAAGCTGGGTGGCAGTTCCTTTGCGCAGGTGCGCAATACCATCGGAGACCAAACCCCCACCATAAAAGACACAACTTACTTCGCCCGGGCTTTTGACGCTGTACAGGCTCTTATTCGCGAAGATCTGGTACTGGCCGGACACGACATATCAGCCGGTGGGTTGATCACTGCCCTGCTGGAGATGTGTTTTGCAGATCCGGCAGCAGGTCTGGATCTCGACCTGAATACCCTCGCAAGCGACGATCTTGTGACCTTGCTCTTTGCAGAAAATGCAGGCTTGTTGATTCAGGTAAGAGATGGGCAGGCCGAAGGGCGAATGAAAGATCTGGGGCTGGTCGCCCACCGCATCGGACAACCCGCTACGCCCGGACATATATCGCTGACCTATAAAGGCGAAACCCAAAACTTTGATGTCGCCAGATACCGTCAGGATTGGTACGAAACCTCCTGGCTGCTGGATCGGAGGCAGACCACACCTTCTCTGGCAGATGAAAGGTATCAGGAATACATGAATCAGCCGCTTCACTACACTTTCCCCCAATCCTTTTCCGGCAAAAAGCCTGTTCGCCCGGCCAGGCGCCCCAAAGCCGCCGTGCTGCGCGAAAAAGGCAGCAACTCTGAGCGAGAACTGGCCAATGCCCTGTATCTGGCCGGTTTTGATGTAAAGGATGTACACATGACCGATCTGATTTCGGGTCGGGAAACGCTGGAAGACATCCGGTTCCTGGGCGCTGTAGGGGGATTCTCCAACTCCGACGTATTGGGGTCAGCCAAAGGCTGGGCCGGGGCATTTTTGTACAACGAAAAAGCAAAAACTGCACTCGATCGGTTTTTTGCCCGCGAAGATGTGCTCTCTATCGGCATCTGCAACGGTTGTCAGCTTTTCATGGAGCTCAATCTGATCAATCCGGAGCATAGCAGGCAGGGTTTTATGCACTTCAACGACTCTCACAAACACGAGAGCATTTTCACCTCGGTGGAGGTACTGCCCAATCATGCGGTCATGATGAAAGATCTGGCAGGAGCCCGGCTGGGAATCTGGGTTTCCCACGGAGAGGGGAAATTTTACCTGCCGGAGCCGGAGGCGGCGTATCATATCGTAGCCAAATTTGGCTACGAGGCATACCCTGCCAACCCTAATGGCAGTGCTTTCAACACAGCTATGCTCGCCAGTGCCGATGGTCGTCACCTGGCGACGATGCCACACCTGGAGCGCTCTGCTTTCCCGTGGAACTGGGCGCATTACCCCAAAGACCGGAAGGATGAGGTTTCGCCCTGGATAGAAGCTTTTGTGAATGCAAGAGACTGGATGTAG
- a CDS encoding aldo/keto reductase → MPERRDFLKQLAMITGSLMLPVSGFADYHRDKWGDILPLRTLGKTGKKVTMLGLGGYHVGWTTEKDAREVIETALEGGIRFFDTAESYDDGGSETRYGKYLVPKYRDEVFIMSKTTAADGATAMKHLEGTLSRLKCDYLDLWQVHALQTPEDVDNRIKDKVLEVFEKAKADGKVKHIGFTGHQNPFAHKHMLEKTAENDLFETVQMPVNVIDSHFHSFIKNVLPLAVERNFGVLAMKTLSDGRFFKQKMQAGNIQWKSDDPLVPNYLSVRDALYFVWSLPVSVLITGAENKTLIQEKIDLAKDFSKSDEEDRFALIDKVFEKSGNAIEYYKKV, encoded by the coding sequence ATGCCCGAAAGACGCGATTTTCTCAAACAACTCGCCATGATTACCGGGAGCCTGATGCTTCCTGTGTCTGGTTTTGCCGATTATCACAGGGATAAATGGGGGGATATTCTTCCCCTGCGAACCCTCGGAAAAACAGGAAAAAAAGTAACCATGCTGGGGCTGGGCGGATACCATGTGGGGTGGACAACGGAAAAAGATGCCCGCGAAGTGATTGAAACCGCTCTGGAAGGAGGCATCCGTTTTTTTGACACAGCAGAATCCTATGACGATGGCGGAAGCGAAACCCGTTATGGCAAATACCTTGTGCCCAAATATCGCGATGAGGTATTTATCATGAGTAAAACGACTGCCGCCGATGGAGCCACGGCTATGAAACATCTGGAAGGCACTTTGAGCAGGCTGAAATGTGATTACCTCGATTTATGGCAGGTGCATGCTTTACAAACGCCGGAGGATGTAGATAACCGGATAAAGGACAAGGTATTGGAAGTTTTTGAAAAAGCAAAAGCCGACGGAAAGGTGAAACATATTGGTTTTACGGGGCACCAAAATCCATTTGCCCACAAGCACATGCTGGAAAAAACCGCAGAAAACGATCTTTTTGAAACGGTACAAATGCCTGTCAATGTCATTGATTCGCATTTCCACAGCTTTATCAAAAATGTACTGCCTCTGGCCGTTGAGCGTAATTTTGGTGTACTGGCCATGAAGACCCTTTCTGACGGGCGTTTTTTCAAACAAAAAATGCAGGCTGGAAATATTCAGTGGAAATCCGATGATCCGCTGGTGCCCAACTACCTGTCTGTCAGGGACGCGCTGTATTTTGTCTGGTCTCTACCGGTAAGTGTACTGATCACCGGAGCAGAAAACAAAACGCTGATTCAGGAAAAAATTGATTTAGCCAAAGATTTCTCAAAATCTGACGAAGAAGACAGATTTGCGCTGATCGACAAAGTGTTTGAGAAATCAGGCAATGCCATTGAGTACTATAAAAAGGTTTAA
- a CDS encoding PKD domain-containing protein: MRKIFTLLLICLVGTVGLFAQTTYFYSFHPNAGNPGGLNTQTDATTTGWVNEIIGPQSANVWSAPITIPFAFDFYGTPVTQLIASQNGVVSFDPAAVIPGGNGPLPSANLPDMSVAVYWDDFTSLPPTGSGDNIQSQTFGTAPNRQLWIRWFSFEIGNPSISFAYFAMVLEETTNKIYMVDLYSTTGITSTNTVGVQMNSTTAVEAGSNLVLAGNGTSVADNDYWEFEPIIQVPLDVTATGGSVDFDCGNSATATVTINLVNQGTLPLTGITASFIVDGGSPTTPEVVPGTLAPGAATTYTFTATADVSASGPHTVEVAAAVLGENDLTDNTFSVNINNNLVYLAAPFLEDFETAVAGSPGTFPTGWTFTNQTTYQWYVETDGVANSSSTGPLDDHTPGGQTYVYTEASNGSTGNIAELLTPCIDLGTLSAPKLKFWYHMYGVNMSKLYVDVITNGTRVTIDSIIGQQQTGENEPWLMEIADLSSFAGQIVQVVFVGVKGASFEGDLSLDDIEVFEPVAYDLQLLAIEQAGSGCGLDSFEVISITVANVGTDTVMSGSAQFAVDGGVYSAPEAIGMLLPGDTISFTFAATADLSVAGLHSIAAVATAATPADLNTANDSASATIDNIPAIAPAFPYQENFDNGPADWTSGGTNSSWVLTTPAKIVINSAASGPNSWVTNATGLYNASENSWVASPCIDMTNAPANSWVSLKIWVESEFSWDGAVLQSSTDGGTSWVNVGGLGDPNNWYNDNTINGAPGGSQIGWTGRDGSGTNGWVLAAHVLNSSLIGQPNVRFRIAFGSDPSVQDDGFAFDDFTISEPPVVTLGDTVVLCNGGTLDAGNPGSTYTWSTGDTTQTISLTNTTGVDIIDSVIFVNVVDIYGLEGVDTVVVTIPAVALSLPTLTAQVVVCEGDSTGYATASVAGGLAPYTYSWSNGVVADTIFNVPAGMYGLTVTDALGCTVSDSVPVSEIAGMNAAFSDSDALCAGDASGMASVSISGGTAPYAYSWSNGATTDSIMGLAAGMYSVQVSDVFGCLLSDSLEIGQPDSLSVSLDNLVNVDCPSDASGEIQITVAGGTAPYFFSWSNGDTTEDVTGLMTGDYTGIITDANGCQLTSPTLTVIALDTLPIAEFSVASVSGANVTFVNSSVGADSVSWDFGDTNTSTDLNPVHTYSVNGIYTVTLTAYNGCGNTVYSDSVMVTTVGIKDDLLGQRIQVYPNPNSGSFDVRFEEVSLSDVSLSIFGMDGKQIYSRTIDQISGVFVQEVSLTNNIAKGVYLLEIRSSDAIVHKRIMIE, translated from the coding sequence ATGAGGAAAATTTTTACCCTTCTACTGATTTGTCTGGTAGGAACAGTGGGACTGTTTGCACAGACAACCTACTTTTATTCTTTCCATCCGAATGCCGGAAACCCGGGTGGGTTGAACACCCAAACGGATGCGACGACCACGGGATGGGTCAACGAAATTATTGGCCCCCAGTCCGCAAACGTCTGGAGTGCGCCAATTACGATTCCCTTTGCTTTTGATTTTTACGGGACACCGGTTACGCAACTGATTGCCAGCCAGAACGGTGTGGTCTCCTTTGACCCTGCGGCTGTAATTCCCGGTGGAAACGGTCCTCTGCCCAGTGCCAACCTGCCCGATATGTCGGTAGCGGTATACTGGGATGATTTTACCTCTCTTCCGCCTACTGGTTCCGGCGATAATATCCAGAGTCAGACCTTCGGTACGGCGCCTAACCGTCAGTTGTGGATCAGATGGTTCTCTTTTGAAATTGGTAACCCCTCCATTTCCTTTGCCTATTTTGCGATGGTACTGGAAGAAACCACCAACAAAATCTATATGGTGGATCTTTACTCCACCACCGGAATCACTTCCACCAACACAGTTGGTGTTCAGATGAATAGCACAACAGCCGTGGAAGCTGGCAGCAACCTCGTACTGGCCGGAAATGGAACATCCGTTGCTGACAACGACTACTGGGAATTTGAGCCGATCATTCAGGTGCCACTTGATGTGACTGCAACCGGAGGTAGTGTGGACTTTGATTGTGGAAATTCAGCGACAGCAACCGTTACGATTAATCTGGTCAATCAGGGAACGCTTCCTTTGACCGGTATCACTGCATCATTTATTGTAGATGGTGGATCACCCACTACCCCTGAGGTCGTGCCTGGCACACTGGCGCCAGGAGCTGCCACTACTTATACCTTTACAGCAACAGCGGATGTCTCTGCCTCAGGGCCTCATACCGTAGAAGTTGCCGCTGCAGTACTGGGTGAAAATGATTTGACGGACAATACCTTTTCTGTAAACATCAATAATAATCTGGTTTATTTAGCCGCACCATTTTTGGAAGATTTTGAAACGGCTGTAGCGGGATCTCCCGGAACATTCCCCACCGGCTGGACTTTCACCAATCAGACCACCTATCAGTGGTATGTGGAAACAGATGGTGTGGCAAACTCATCCTCTACCGGGCCACTGGATGACCACACCCCCGGCGGACAAACATACGTGTATACCGAGGCGTCAAATGGTTCTACCGGTAATATTGCAGAACTCCTTACCCCTTGTATTGATCTGGGGACACTTTCTGCGCCTAAACTGAAATTCTGGTACCATATGTATGGGGTCAATATGAGTAAGCTGTACGTGGACGTTATCACTAACGGCACACGCGTTACCATTGACTCTATCATTGGTCAGCAACAAACCGGTGAAAATGAGCCCTGGTTGATGGAAATTGCTGATCTGAGTTCCTTTGCCGGGCAGATTGTACAGGTTGTTTTTGTAGGCGTAAAGGGAGCCAGCTTCGAAGGAGACCTTTCACTGGATGATATTGAAGTATTCGAACCGGTAGCTTATGACCTGCAACTGCTTGCGATCGAGCAGGCCGGTAGCGGTTGTGGTCTGGATTCATTTGAGGTGATTTCTATTACCGTTGCCAACGTAGGAACTGACACCGTGATGAGTGGATCTGCACAGTTTGCTGTAGATGGCGGCGTATATTCTGCTCCAGAGGCCATTGGTATGCTTTTACCGGGTGATACCATCAGCTTCACATTTGCTGCTACAGCCGACCTCTCTGTCGCCGGCCTTCACAGCATTGCCGCGGTAGCGACTGCAGCTACGCCTGCTGACCTGAATACAGCCAATGACTCTGCATCTGCAACAATAGACAATATTCCTGCCATTGCACCGGCTTTCCCCTATCAGGAAAACTTTGACAATGGCCCCGCTGACTGGACTTCAGGAGGGACAAACTCCAGCTGGGTACTGACCACTCCGGCAAAAATTGTGATCAACAGTGCTGCTTCTGGTCCAAACTCATGGGTTACCAATGCTACCGGATTGTATAATGCCAGTGAAAACTCCTGGGTGGCCAGTCCATGTATTGATATGACCAATGCTCCTGCCAACAGCTGGGTTTCTCTGAAAATCTGGGTTGAATCAGAATTTTCATGGGATGGTGCGGTACTCCAGAGTTCAACCGATGGCGGAACTTCATGGGTAAATGTTGGAGGATTGGGCGATCCCAATAACTGGTACAACGATAATACCATTAATGGTGCTCCGGGTGGATCTCAGATAGGATGGACCGGCCGTGATGGAAGTGGTACCAATGGCTGGGTTCTGGCAGCTCATGTCCTGAATTCTTCGTTAATCGGCCAGCCTAATGTGCGTTTTCGGATCGCTTTTGGATCTGATCCTTCTGTACAAGATGATGGATTTGCGTTTGATGATTTTACCATATCTGAGCCTCCGGTAGTGACCCTGGGTGATACTGTCGTATTGTGTAATGGCGGAACGCTGGATGCCGGAAACCCTGGCTCTACCTACACCTGGTCCACGGGCGATACTACCCAGACCATTTCCCTTACAAATACCACCGGTGTCGATATCATCGACAGTGTTATTTTTGTAAATGTAGTCGATATCTACGGCCTGGAAGGTGTGGATACCGTAGTAGTTACCATCCCTGCTGTAGCACTGAGTCTTCCTACCCTTACTGCACAAGTAGTAGTGTGTGAAGGTGATTCTACGGGTTATGCCACGGCATCCGTTGCAGGTGGATTGGCGCCTTATACTTACTCCTGGAGCAATGGCGTAGTTGCTGATACGATCTTTAACGTTCCTGCCGGTATGTATGGGCTGACTGTTACGGATGCACTGGGTTGTACCGTATCCGATAGCGTACCTGTCAGCGAAATTGCAGGAATGAACGCAGCTTTCTCCGACTCTGACGCACTTTGCGCAGGTGATGCCAGTGGTATGGCTTCGGTGAGCATCAGTGGTGGTACTGCACCTTATGCATACAGCTGGAGCAATGGCGCTACTACAGATAGTATTATGGGACTGGCTGCGGGAATGTATTCCGTACAGGTTTCAGATGTCTTTGGATGTCTGCTTTCTGATTCTCTGGAGATTGGCCAGCCTGATTCGCTCAGTGTTTCGCTCGACAATCTTGTCAATGTTGATTGTCCTTCTGACGCAAGTGGAGAAATCCAGATTACTGTGGCAGGTGGTACGGCTCCTTACTTCTTCTCATGGAGCAATGGAGATACGACAGAAGATGTTACTGGTCTGATGACTGGCGACTACACAGGTATCATTACCGACGCCAATGGTTGTCAACTGACTTCCCCTACACTTACTGTGATCGCATTGGATACATTGCCAATTGCAGAATTTAGTGTAGCTTCTGTCAGCGGTGCAAACGTAACCTTTGTAAATAGCTCTGTGGGTGCAGACAGTGTGTCATGGGACTTTGGAGATACGAATACCAGTACCGATTTAAATCCTGTACATACCTACAGTGTCAATGGAATATATACCGTTACCCTGACTGCATATAATGGTTGCGGAAATACTGTTTATTCTGATTCAGTCATGGTTACTACTGTCGGGATTAAGGATGATCTGCTCGGCCAGCGCATCCAGGTATATCCAAACCCCAACAGCGGATCATTTGATGTTCGTTTTGAAGAAGTCAGCCTGAGTGATGTCAGCCTGAGCATCTTTGGAATGGACGGCAAACAGATCTACAGCCGTACGATTGATCAGATCAGCGGAGTATTTGTGCAGGAAGTGAGCCTGACCAATAATATCGCAAAAGGCGTTTATCTGCTCGAAATCAGAAGCAGCGATGCCATCGTTCACAAGCGTATTATGATCGAATAA